Proteins encoded within one genomic window of Amycolatopsis sp. 2-15:
- a CDS encoding acyl-CoA dehydrogenase family protein, which yields MRRELFSPDHDTYRAMVREFVTREVAPNLQRWDTDRLIARDVWHAAGEQGVIGLGVPEEFGGAGQPDFRYRLVVTEELARAGANSLNSSFALQDDIVMPYIADLGTSEQTNRWLPGMAAGELIGAIAMTEPGAGSDLRGVRTTAVRDGDEWVINGQKTFITSGVNADFVIVVARTNPGAGSKGFSLIVVETGTPGFTRGRKLDKVGLHAQDTAELYFSDVRVPGSNLVGTEGGGFVHLMDRLPRERMSIAASAISSAQAVFDDTTRYCFERTAFGKPIGDFQNTRFTLAEITTELDVTRAYLDNAVLALNAGTLTAVDAAKAKWWATELQKRVVDRCVQLHGGYGYMLEYPVARAFIDSRIQTIYGGTTEIMKEIIGRDIAASLSS from the coding sequence GTGCGACGTGAGCTGTTCAGCCCGGACCACGACACCTACCGTGCGATGGTCCGGGAGTTCGTGACCCGTGAGGTCGCGCCGAACCTACAGCGCTGGGACACCGACCGGCTCATCGCCCGCGACGTGTGGCACGCCGCGGGCGAGCAGGGGGTCATCGGCCTCGGCGTCCCGGAAGAGTTCGGCGGCGCCGGGCAGCCGGACTTCCGGTACCGCCTCGTCGTCACCGAGGAACTGGCCCGCGCCGGCGCGAACTCGCTCAACTCGAGCTTCGCGCTGCAGGACGACATCGTGATGCCCTACATAGCCGACCTGGGCACGTCCGAGCAGACCAACCGCTGGCTTCCCGGTATGGCGGCCGGGGAGCTGATCGGCGCCATAGCCATGACCGAGCCAGGCGCCGGCAGCGACCTGCGCGGCGTGCGGACCACGGCCGTGCGCGACGGCGACGAGTGGGTGATCAACGGGCAGAAGACCTTCATCACCAGTGGCGTCAACGCCGACTTCGTCATTGTCGTCGCCCGCACGAACCCCGGCGCGGGCTCGAAGGGGTTCAGCCTGATCGTCGTCGAGACCGGGACTCCGGGGTTCACCCGAGGTCGCAAGCTGGACAAGGTCGGGCTGCACGCCCAGGACACCGCCGAACTGTACTTCAGTGATGTCCGGGTACCGGGATCCAATCTGGTGGGCACCGAGGGCGGCGGCTTCGTGCACCTGATGGATCGCCTCCCCCGCGAACGGATGTCGATCGCGGCGAGCGCGATCTCCAGTGCGCAGGCCGTTTTCGACGACACCACCCGGTACTGCTTCGAGCGCACGGCCTTCGGCAAACCGATCGGAGACTTCCAGAACACCCGTTTCACCCTCGCCGAGATCACCACCGAACTCGACGTGACCCGTGCCTACCTCGACAACGCCGTGCTCGCGCTCAATGCCGGAACCCTGACCGCGGTCGACGCGGCCAAGGCGAAGTGGTGGGCCACCGAACTGCAGAAACGAGTCGTCGACCGGTGCGTGCAGCTGCACGGCGGCTACGGCTACATGCTCGAATA
- a CDS encoding thiolase family protein — MTNAVIVDAVRTPSGKGKPGGQLSGLHPTDLLSGVLRALVERNGLDPVLIDDVIVGCVGQAGEQAMNIGRNAVLGAGLPESIPATTIDRQCGSSQQAAHFAAQGVIAGAYDIVIACGVESMSRVPMGTATLGADAFGPGVAARYPEGLVNQGVAAEIIAGRWKLDRAALDEFSARSHTRAAATAAAGGFDNEIVPITAENVTATTDETVRATTTVDGLAGLKPAFQDADSGARFPEIDWKITPGNSSPLTDGASAVLIMNEDAAAALNLRPRARFHSFAVTGSDPLLMLTGVIPATQKVLARSGLSLDGIDAYEVNEAFAPVPLVWQYEFGADPERLNPRGGAIALGHPLGASGTRLLTTLLNHLEATGGRYGLQTMCEGGGMANATIIERI; from the coding sequence ATGACCAACGCGGTGATCGTGGATGCCGTGCGCACCCCATCGGGCAAGGGAAAGCCGGGCGGCCAGCTTTCCGGCTTGCACCCCACCGACTTGCTGTCCGGGGTGTTACGCGCATTGGTCGAACGCAACGGGCTGGACCCCGTCCTGATCGACGACGTGATCGTGGGCTGCGTGGGGCAGGCCGGTGAGCAGGCGATGAACATCGGGCGCAACGCGGTGCTGGGCGCCGGGTTACCCGAATCGATTCCGGCCACCACGATCGACAGGCAGTGCGGGTCAAGCCAGCAGGCCGCGCACTTCGCCGCCCAGGGCGTCATCGCCGGCGCCTACGACATCGTCATCGCCTGCGGCGTCGAGTCGATGAGCCGCGTGCCGATGGGAACCGCGACGCTGGGCGCGGACGCATTCGGACCGGGCGTGGCTGCCCGCTACCCCGAGGGGCTGGTCAACCAGGGCGTCGCAGCGGAAATCATCGCCGGCCGGTGGAAACTGGACCGCGCCGCGCTGGACGAGTTCTCCGCCCGTTCGCACACCCGCGCCGCCGCAACGGCGGCGGCGGGCGGGTTCGACAACGAGATCGTGCCGATCACCGCCGAGAATGTCACCGCCACCACGGATGAGACCGTCCGGGCCACCACCACCGTCGACGGCCTCGCCGGGCTGAAACCGGCCTTCCAGGACGCCGATTCGGGTGCGCGCTTCCCCGAGATCGACTGGAAGATCACCCCCGGCAACTCCTCCCCGCTGACCGACGGCGCCTCCGCTGTTCTGATCATGAACGAGGACGCGGCAGCCGCGCTGAACCTGCGTCCGCGGGCCCGCTTCCACAGCTTCGCGGTCACCGGCAGCGACCCGCTGCTCATGCTCACCGGCGTCATCCCGGCCACTCAGAAGGTTCTCGCCCGCTCCGGTCTGTCACTGGACGGGATCGATGCCTACGAGGTCAATGAAGCCTTCGCCCCCGTCCCGCTGGTCTGGCAGTACGAATTCGGCGCCGACCCCGAGCGCCTGAACCCGCGCGGCGGGGCGATCGCACTGGGCCACCCGCTCGGCGCCTCCGGCACCCGGTTGCTGACCACCCTGCTCAACCACCTCGAAGCCACCGGCGGCCGGTACGGCCTGCAGACCATGTGCGAGGGCGGCGGCATGGCCAACGCCACCATCATCGAACGCATCTAG
- a CDS encoding LLM class flavin-dependent oxidoreductase, protein MEFGLLYEWQMPVGISREDESTAFLQMQEQIKFAESVGFKSLWSVEHHFLESFSHASAPEVLLSWAAANTTTMRIGHGVRLLPYPYNHPIRAAEQAATLDLLSQGRLEFGSGRSATAAELGGFGIDPSETREMWRESLELIIKAWTNHTVEHEGKYFNQVPRPMVPKPLQDPHPPLWMSCTSPESHEVAGALGLGLLSFTLALDFREVGDRIAKYRERIKTADPIGKFVNNQTAVFTMAHCAETNELARERAEKGVMQYQHDQIELLCSLLPEIKEGSSYDYYERFVGVDYDKFTYDHLERKEMILVGDPERCIQLAKKYETMGVDRLLLFVQYKDMPHEHTMDALRLFGKEVLPAFGQA, encoded by the coding sequence GTGGAATTCGGACTCCTCTACGAATGGCAGATGCCCGTCGGGATCTCGCGGGAGGATGAATCGACGGCGTTCCTGCAGATGCAGGAACAAATCAAGTTTGCCGAGTCGGTGGGCTTCAAGTCGCTCTGGTCGGTCGAGCACCACTTCCTCGAGTCGTTCTCCCACGCATCCGCCCCCGAAGTCCTGCTGAGCTGGGCCGCAGCCAACACCACCACGATGCGCATCGGCCATGGCGTGCGTCTGCTGCCTTACCCGTACAACCACCCGATCCGGGCGGCTGAGCAGGCCGCGACGCTGGACCTGCTTTCGCAAGGCCGGCTCGAGTTCGGCAGCGGTCGGTCCGCCACCGCCGCGGAGCTCGGCGGCTTCGGGATTGATCCATCCGAGACGCGCGAGATGTGGCGTGAGTCCCTGGAACTCATCATCAAGGCGTGGACCAACCACACCGTGGAGCATGAAGGCAAGTACTTCAATCAGGTGCCGCGGCCGATGGTGCCCAAGCCGCTGCAGGACCCGCACCCGCCTCTGTGGATGTCCTGCACCAGCCCCGAATCCCACGAGGTGGCCGGCGCACTGGGCCTGGGACTGCTGTCGTTCACCCTCGCTTTGGACTTCAGGGAGGTCGGCGACCGCATCGCCAAGTACCGCGAGCGGATCAAGACCGCCGACCCGATCGGCAAGTTCGTCAACAACCAGACTGCTGTTTTCACGATGGCGCACTGCGCCGAGACGAACGAGCTGGCGCGGGAGCGGGCCGAAAAGGGCGTCATGCAATACCAGCACGACCAGATCGAGCTGCTCTGCTCGCTGCTGCCGGAGATCAAGGAAGGCAGCTCGTACGATTACTACGAGCGCTTCGTCGGGGTGGACTACGACAAGTTCACCTACGACCACTTGGAGCGCAAGGAAATGATCCTGGTCGGCGACCCGGAGCGGTGCATCCAGCTGGCGAAGAAGTACGAGACGATGGGCGTCGACCGGCTGCTGCTGTTCGTCCAGTACAAGGACATGCCGCACGAGCACACGATGGACGCGTTGCGCCTCTTCGGCAAGGAAGTCCTGCCGGCGTTCGGCCAGGCTTAG
- a CDS encoding class I adenylate-forming enzyme family protein has product MPEMFAARNTTQPALIDPVSGVTRTYGQLADRTDLLAGSLFELLGFKRGGRIAALSRNSIELVELYIAAARVGALLFPLNWRFSPAQVAEALLDAAPAVVFYEAEFADVVAEIRTQVDTVWIEWSTGKDSEYEELLARVRPRIADVRRRLPDPKSLLFEPYLAISTGGTSGIPKSAVHSQYSYGACTLDYLAGTRVAEDDIYLMLGQLFHVVGYMAFAYLLCGRPVVVTNFQTDGMLELIRQEGVTAFMAIGAMLPRLVAEAEKDVDPPSTVRIVEYGGAPMGADTIRRAGELFKADLMQTWGMTEFGPGTYLGPEAHRRALSGEKPELFRSCGNSALLSTLAVLDLETGRPVPRDGKTMGELCHRGPNNMIGYWNKPEETAGLVRNGWIHTGDGVTWDEEGFFYIVDRLKSLIISGGENIFPSEVERCLGDHPEIAEVAVVGAPDEQWGEVVKAFVVRATGSSLTEDQVSRYVGETLASYKKPRVVEFKDALPMTPTGKVNRKLLK; this is encoded by the coding sequence ATGCCGGAGATGTTCGCGGCGCGCAACACGACCCAGCCGGCGCTGATCGACCCGGTCTCGGGCGTCACCCGGACCTACGGCCAGCTCGCTGATCGCACGGACCTGCTGGCTGGTTCTCTCTTCGAACTACTCGGGTTCAAGCGAGGCGGCCGCATCGCGGCCTTGTCGCGCAACTCCATCGAACTCGTCGAGCTCTACATCGCGGCGGCACGGGTGGGGGCGCTGCTGTTTCCACTCAACTGGCGGTTCTCGCCGGCGCAGGTCGCCGAGGCACTGCTCGACGCGGCGCCGGCGGTCGTGTTCTACGAGGCTGAGTTCGCGGACGTCGTCGCTGAGATCCGCACCCAGGTGGACACGGTCTGGATCGAATGGTCCACCGGCAAGGACAGTGAGTACGAAGAGCTGCTCGCGCGGGTGCGACCGCGGATCGCCGATGTCAGGCGGCGTCTCCCGGACCCGAAGTCCCTGCTGTTCGAACCGTACCTCGCGATCTCCACCGGTGGTACGAGTGGCATCCCGAAGAGTGCCGTGCACTCGCAGTACAGCTACGGCGCTTGCACGCTCGACTACCTGGCCGGCACCCGGGTCGCCGAGGACGACATCTACCTGATGCTGGGACAGCTGTTCCACGTCGTGGGCTACATGGCGTTCGCCTACCTGCTCTGCGGGCGCCCCGTGGTGGTCACGAATTTCCAGACCGACGGGATGCTCGAGCTGATCCGGCAGGAGGGGGTTACCGCCTTCATGGCGATCGGGGCCATGCTGCCCCGGTTGGTCGCGGAGGCGGAGAAGGACGTCGACCCTCCCTCGACGGTCCGGATCGTCGAATACGGCGGTGCGCCCATGGGTGCCGACACGATCCGCAGGGCCGGAGAGCTGTTCAAGGCCGACCTGATGCAGACGTGGGGGATGACGGAGTTCGGTCCCGGCACCTACCTGGGCCCCGAGGCGCACCGCCGCGCGCTGTCGGGGGAGAAACCGGAACTGTTCCGCTCGTGCGGAAACTCCGCGCTGCTGTCCACTTTGGCGGTCCTCGACCTGGAGACCGGCCGGCCCGTCCCCCGCGACGGCAAGACCATGGGCGAACTCTGCCACCGCGGTCCCAACAACATGATCGGCTACTGGAACAAGCCGGAAGAGACCGCCGGGCTCGTGAGAAACGGCTGGATCCACACCGGTGACGGCGTGACCTGGGACGAGGAAGGCTTCTTCTACATAGTCGACCGTCTCAAGAGCCTGATCATCTCCGGGGGCGAGAACATCTTCCCCAGCGAGGTCGAGCGGTGCCTGGGCGACCACCCGGAGATCGCCGAAGTCGCGGTGGTCGGCGCGCCGGACGAGCAGTGGGGCGAGGTCGTCAAGGCTTTCGTGGTCCGCGCGACCGGTTCGTCGCTCACCGAGGACCAGGTGAGCCGGTACGTCGGCGAGACCCTCGCCTCGTACAAAAAGCCGCGCGTCGTCGAGTTCAAAGACGCGTTGCCGATGACCCCGACCGGCAAGGTCAACCGCAAGCTCCTGAAATGA